atttttttattataggtGGTGACTTACCCAGAAAGCAACCCCTTCCCCCCTGAGGTAAGCACGTTTGTTCTGCCACATTTTAACCCTGAATGAGTGAAAAGTGGGCTTAAAGTAAATGTAATGGGGACAGGCTTATTTGCTTCAACCTTGCTCTCTTCCAATTATGTATTACTTGTGGGGGTTTGGCTCTGATTTTTGGTGGGCCCTTTTTAGCAGCTGCAACTAGACTCTGGAAATCCCAAGGAATTTATTTCATTAATGATCTATCTTGTGGATCAGCGATGGACACACTGAGGGCATCTTGGGGGCCAATTTAATTCCTTGAGGCCCATTATGGGCCCTACAGGCTGCATTAGAATCCACTGAGAAATCATACCACCaaaaaactcattcaaagcaaATATTTTGTTTGCCTTAAATGGGGTTTTAATTTTCTCCACTTTGCCAGCAATCTACATGGGAGTggcattttctgtttctgttttttatcCATGCTGTTTATTTAGTAAGGAGATGAATGCAAGCAAATGACTTTTGCAAGGTAACAAACGGTGTTTTGTTCTTCCCTCTTTCCAAACAGCGAAACACAGTTTCATCGGTAAGTGCAATGTTTCCTTTAATAGCCTTAGTCTGCCTATACATATGAAGACAAATTGTATGTTTTCCTACTGCTTACCTACTAGGCACTCACCCTAATCTAAGTGCACTGTCCCTGGCTTCTTTTTAACCTTTTGAAATCAAGGGTGCTCCCGAATATACAGCTACGAGTGCTACCGGTTGAAAGGCCTCATGCAACTATgatgtcttttctttcttaacaGATTAGGAGGGGGTGAGAGGAAATGAAAGAGGCAGGGACAAAATGCAATATTTGAGAGAGGCCACACACTGTAAAAGCTGCTTCTGGGATGACCCCAATTCTATAAGTACAGTACCTCCTTTATCCTGAAAATCCAGCGATCCCAATAGTCATTATTTCAGCATTGCGAGAGGTTGCTATTGATGAGCAGCTAAAGAACTTCTGGTTCTTATTGGAGGTCAATTCCTACCAGATGCAGTCAGCACTGCAGTTtgctaggaattatgggaactataagccaacaacatctggaaagtcatGTAATCCCCACTTGTCCTTAAGAATAGTGTTTTAAGAACTTTCTAGCTTCAAGGAGAAACAaatctagacaacatcttaaaaagcagagacaggacttggtgacaaaggtccgcagtcaaagctatggtttccagtagtgacatatggaagtgagagctggaccataaagaaggctgaccgccgaagaattgatgcttttgaattgtggtgctggaggagactcttgagagtcccctgaactacaaggagatcaaacctatcgattctgaaggaaatcaaccctgagtgctcactggaaggacagatcctgaagctgtggcttcggtactttggccatctcatgagaagagacgactccctggaaaagaccctgattttgggaaagtgtgaaggcaagaggagaaggggacgacagaggatgagatggttggacagtgtcatcgaagctaccaaaatgaatttgacccaattccgggaggcagtggaagacaggagggcctggagcgctctggtccatagggtcatgaagagtcggacatgacttaacaactaaacaaaaagcTCCAAGGAACTATTTCTACTTCTGTTCTCAGGAGAAAGACAAGACAGTTGCTTCTGTTGCTTATGAAGAATTTGGCCTGATTAGCTGTCGAGTTTCAGTTCCATATTAACAATGGGGTAACCTTCTCCACTATACCCCAGAGCAGCAGGCTAGCTTTGGGAGCACAGCACAGACCATGTGATGCATCCACCACTCTTTCCCAGTGCCACAGCATCTCTCCCTGTTCCTCAACATCTGCTTCCTTAAAAAGAAGCTGACTCACAGTGAAGCTGTACAACATGGATCCAATATGCTTGAATCTCCTGTggtccccattaaaaaaaattggtttcaGTGGGTGAAATTACTGTTATCAAACAATTTGAGAagatgctaattggcaatttccacctttaagatttttgtttaaaaaaacttttctgaagTTTTCTAGCAATATGGTGTTCCAGGGTTTCCTTGGAAGCCTTTTAAAACAGTCAGACAAACAATCAAACATTCTATCCTCAGACAAAAAGGCACAAGTTGAGGGCAATGACCACTAGCAGCCCCACTTTGCCTTCAGCTCAGGTGATCACACTGGGCAGAAAGCAAGGATAAGTTATGCCAACCCAGTTGGAGCAAATCTAAACCACACCTGCTagctgggaaaacaaaaaaagacaattcCCCACAGAAAAGAGAATTCCACAATGGGTTTCCCTGAATACATTTTGTGTTGTGTAGATACTGAGTTTCAAATTGAATTTATCTGTGCCTACTCTGTTACAAATTGCTGGGCAAATGACCAATGTAGTTGCCCCTTCACTTTGCCTAATGTCTATCAGGTTGGCCCTGATAAAGCTATTGCTGCAAAGCCTCTAGATATGCAGTAGAGAGGCTTTAGAGACATCTTCTAGCTCAATTGAATGTGGGTAAACAATCTGCTGAGTTTCATTGTGGTTTTAAAGTATGGTCCTCCAGACATAATTAGCATACAACTTTCAGCATTCTTTGCCATTGGCTATGTTGACTATGGCTGTTGAGAGTTACTGCCCAGCATTATGGAGTACTGCAATTTGCACATCTCTACTGTAGAGTATACTTGAATGCATGTATACTCTACAGACACTGGCACATCCTGTGATTTCATATTTTGAAGAACAATTGGCAGAGGTAAGGAAGCAGTCTATCTTTATTGGTGTTCTGAGAACTTCTGAGGAGCTTCTGAGAAACCTTGCATTTTTGTTCTTGAGCACAGTGTGAAAAGCACTGCTATAGATGATCCAGATTTCTTGCTCATGTAgattacttccttattttccaacTGGATTATAAAATaagtttttccctttcccttccagaAATATGCAAATGCTAAATACAATGGAGTAACCTATTCCCAGGTGAGAAATCTTTCTTTATCCATTATCAATACCAGGGTGTTTGTGTGTACTCTGCTTCATGAAAGACCACAATAATAAGTGTTATACGTGCTTAATGCTTAACATACTTGTCACCGTCTttacttttttcattttattttcctccaaCCAGATTGCTTAAAATTCTTTCCCAACCATGCAAATATACCATGCACTAATTTAGTACAATACTTTGACCAATGACGAAAATTTATGCCATAATAAAGTTGTCAGTCTTTTATatgccattctttttttaaacatgaaCTAGAAATTCCACTTCCCAtagtaacaaggatgatcaatgCTGAGTGTCTGCATTAGCACTGATGTCACATGGAATATCACATGTCCGTTCTTTTGAACTTAGGGTCTCTCTTCTATGGCAGATGAAAACAGAGACTCTGTATAAAAAACTGATGCCATGAAGAATTTCAAAGGCCTCCCCTATAGCCATTTTATACCACTGCGTGATTTGTACTGGAAGATTTTAGAATATTTGCTTAAGTTTTAGCATCTTGATGTTATCTGGATAGCTTTGCTTCTTGTAAGGTGCTCCGTGTACAAATCTAGAGATATTCACTCCCCTTCCTCACTCCATTTTTCCTGTACAGGATTCAAAACCTTCAAAAAGTGGTTCATCGGAGACCATCCGTATTACTGTCCAGGTAAATATCACTCAGTTACAAAACAAAtgtgaaatataaaacaaaaaacctaGAGTTATTCAGGTATTTGCAGTATAGTAAGCAGTCCCAGGGTTTGAAcattttttcacatttcagtGTCACAGAACAGAAGTTTCCTCAGTGCATTGGGGGAGAATATATATTGAGATGGGTGGCTAGGTAGGAAGAGGAGTGGAGGTTCCTTCCTATATCGACTAATCCATAGAttgaaaggaagggaaatggGATGTTAATTCTAGAGGAAATGTTCCATTGGAACAGATCCATTGatagtgtgtgtatgtgctgtcaagctaattgtgacttacagcaatcctttccacagttttctaggtagagaatgctcagatttaccattcccttcttctagagacatcctgggactgtccagcttgcccagggctacacaggctgactcttctcccagaaagcactgtggagaattgaactcccaacctttggctccacagccagacacctaacccCTGAGATATCCAACCAGCTTCCATTAATGAAACTAATGATAAATTGCctgctttcttcattttcttcacaGGGTGGACAAGGAAGCCCCGTTTGTGATAAGGTAAGTGATATCTTTTTCATTGTAAGTCATCTTCTGCTACATTTGTTCTattattgtttttcctttgtcATGCAAACTATCCTGGGAGAGTTTTGATAAAGCCTGATCACTGAGGATCATCCAATGGATGCTGGACAGTGGAAAATCTAGGAAAAGCCAAAGAAAGTATGCTTTTGCATAGCACATATTTGAACTGTGGAATTTGCTAGCACAAGATGGGTTTGGTGACCTGTGACCTGGAGGCCCCATGATGGCCAAGGGTTTGTTAGTTTTTTGCAGCATCCCTCACCAAttttggttttgctgcttataaAATTTCCTTGTGCCCTCTAGGGCTATGAGGTGTGATTTTGCCATATTTTAAGGGGGCCGAAGCATTCATAGACCCCTCAATACCCCCAAACTGTCTTcacttaaaataaaatagccaCAAGAAGACACAAGGGGCTTTTTCAGGTAacacccccttttaaaaattaatcctatttttcagttaataaaaattacaatattatCTTCCACTAGGGTATACCACCTTCAGCTACCATGATAACCCGGAAATCCTTTCTGTCTTTTCAATTCTATAAATATTATGATCTTTTTGTGTTAGGACAAAATGAATTGCTATTGATTCTCTTTTACAGGGTTCATCATACTATAACATCCAGGCTTGTAACAAGGTAGGCATGTCCATCTCATTATTCTAAgtgattaggaaaaaaaaccccacaggtgTTGCTCTTAATAATAATTGATAATTGGTTTTTAATTAGCCCTTAAGTAGCTATACATTGAGTGGATGGTAAATTAAGACTGGCTTTATAGTGGCTCCTGCAAACTGTGATATTCATGATGAGCAGGGCAGAAAGCAAGATATCTGAGGCAATGGCATATGAGGGAAGCCTGCAAAAAGGCAAATATGTTATCAAATACTGTTTCTAAATCCTTGGAGTAAGAAGATGCTAAAAAGGGCTTAGAGCTGAGAAGAGGAACTCAAGGGAATTTATTTCTGCgtgcagtatttatttttatagcttGTAAATGTATTATTAGtacttttattgttgtttattttgcttttccatgctattcttttttttaaaaaaaaaaacaccacacatacAATCTCTAAGGGAAATCTTTCAGTTCTGGGTTCTCTTTTTTATCAAGAAAAACTGTACTGAATTTGTCCATAGCGTGATGTGGTGTGTAGCGAATGCTGATTACTTCCTGGAAGAAAAATGCTATTCCTTAAAACAcataccgagagagagagagagagagagagagagagagagagagagagaggcaaaagcATAACTGATGTCTATCTTTGTTCTGCAGTTGGGCCAGTCTTCAAGCTCACAAAGTACCACCTCCTTTGGCACACAGGTATGTGTATAAGTATTTGGGTACCCAGTCTAATGTAGTGAATAGActaatagactaggactcaggaggagaCCTGAATAATAAACTAGTTGCCTGTCCAAAAAGGGTAATTAGGAGTTGTCTGGTTCATGCTTGAAAGGTTCAGTATGAGCCATCTTATATTGTACTTGAGCTATCCTTCTATTCGCAATGGAGATCTTTATGAAAAGGATCCAGACAGATCTTGGATTGCCAAGGCTTACCCAGTTTGCCTGCATGTaaggtttacctggtttactcatgagtaaggaggtGGAAGTGGCCACATGGCAAGCTCACAGTGGCAGTATTGGCATGAGGGGAAAACGTTcaggtgaaggttggggagatgggTTTCTCTTCAGTTGGGGCTCTGACGGGGCAACACGGCCTTGTGGGGCCAGAGCCCATGGAGTCGGGTGGTcagtccctctctctttccttctgtgaGATGACAGGGAGGGAGCAACAGTTGCTCTAAAAGCCTGAGCAGCAATCCAAAGATGGGTGCTTTATCCTCCAgaagggtgtgtgcatgtgtgtatgcatgtgcagtCAAGGAAAGCCAGTCTCCAATCCAGCTGGTTCTTTCCACACATCTCTCTCCCCCTACTCCCCAGTAACTAAGCTAAAAAtaatggggaaggagggagagatgcTGTCATCTGTCAATGAATTTGGGGGCATAGCccacttccctgccttttcctgtgaCTATCATTCAGAAGGCCatggtgactttccttttttatttaataaagcacatattttattaaatataaaataagtgacatATTAGAATAGCAATGAATTATTATGTGGTACACATAATGCCACCAGTGTATCTTTTATATCTAGAATAGTGTTGCATCTAtagggaaatatttttataaaataaagcagtagagaaaatgaagggGAAAGTGTTTCCCGTTGTCCCTTTCAATGCCCAAACCAACCAAATGCATCATAGGGTTGTCACCTCTGATAACACTGCCTACTACTCTGTTTGGGTGTGAATTAACCATTTGCACAAGCTGCCCAATGGGATAATTCAGAGCAATCCAAAtcatgccaaaaaacaaaaacaaacagaagcccTAGCGTTGTGccagaaaggagaaagacagctCTAAAAATAGGAGTgctctaagtagaaacacatgtgaGCACTGTAATTTGTTTTGAACCAAACCATGTCAAAAGTGAGCTATATACCTGTCTGGACAGGCTCttgaactcaggagacctggatctgATTCCCTCGCTTTGCCATGGAAACCTactgagtggtggtggtggcagaactggtaaaacctctccttaaatacttcacttacctcgtggcacagtggttaaaccgctgcactgcagccaaaactgtgctcacgacctggggttcaaatcccaggtagccggctcaaggttgactcagccttctatccttccgaggtcagcaaaattgagtacccagcttgctggggaggcaatgtgtagcctgcataattaacttgtaaaccacccagagagtgcttgagtggggcagtatataaacagcatgctttgcttttttgctttgatttgctttttaccttgaaagcactattaggaTCACTATTGGTCTGTAATGACTTGAGGGCGCATAAAAACAACCAATATGCATTTTCACATTCAGTAATGAATATCAAAGAATGTGCTAGCAATGTAAAAATGTGCTCATCTCACTTTTGTTACATTTTTCAGAATCCCACAGACATGCTTGTTCAGTCATGGTTCCATATTGGGAAAGATCTGGGGACATTTTCTAAATGCTTATgttttatatgcattttgtaCATATACATGTCTAAAGCAGATGTCCGCACATTTTCCCTAATGCCTATAACAGGAACTCCTTGTACATTTAACTGCAAAGCCCTAGAATCAGGCTATTCTATAGACTTAGTTCTGATCACTTTGCTTTctagattttaaattatttctttagtATTGGATTGGTATTTGGACGATTAAttgtattttggggggaaaacaactTAACTCTTATCCTCATCATCTGTCTATTCAGGGTTCAAAGTCTCAAGGTGGCTCATCAGAAACCATCCGTATTACCGTCCAGGTATTTATCATTCAATTACACAACAATTCCAAAATGTGAGGAAGGATGCTTTTAGGATATGCTTAGTCTGGTCAAATCAGTTAACTTCAGTGTTTTGGAACAGAAGACTCATCCACTGGTTGGACTgagagtgggtgggagggagcTAAAATACTTTTCCTTATCTACCAACCAAAatcttgaaaagaaaagagaaggaagaatttGGCAGGAATGTACCTATGTTGCAACACAGACCTCTCATAAACAAGTGTGACAGATAGCATGCTATTGTGGTTAGAATGTTGGGCTGGGACACAGAAAATCCAGGTTCAAGCCCCACTGAGCCAAGAATCCCAAGGAGCAACCTTGAATTAGCTagtctctctcagcctgacctgtctcacagggttgctgtgaggactgaggaagagcagaaaagCCATGTGTGTCACCTTGAGCTCattaaaggaaagggaaaatacaACCAACAATCATACAACATAAAAACTTAACAATTTTGAGTATATCCTGGAGAACACCAGCGAATATTTGAGCTCCTTAGCCCACCATAGACCTCAGTTGTTCCTTAATCCTTAATCCTTCCAGTTTCAAGACAGGAAGCACTTGGACTtacttggatagctcagtgatttagatatctgccagagactgggagttcaattctccactttgTCTCTCAGGAGAAACATCAGTCTGTGTAGCTTTGTGCAAGGGATGCAGTCCCAGGACACCTCAATGGTGAACAACTTCTGAGTGTTCCCTACATAGGAAGCCCTCAAATGGTTCACCAttagttggaattgacttggtgACACATATTGTTGTGTTATCTAAGATGTGAAAATGGGCAGTCTTCACTTAATAGCATCCCTATTTTTAGGAATATAATTCTGCTTGTGTTCCTATGCTTGGGCCTGGAAATCAAAGCAAATCATTCATCCTATGAAGCCTGCTCAGCAGAGGCTTTACCAAAGAGAGTAGTCTAGTGACTATATCAACTGAAGGGGAAGGTTCTTCTCATAACAGTTATGAGAAGGAGATCCGTTTTTATTTACAGCAGGACTAACTGTCAGACTTGTAGAGTGTCTGTGTCTTTGGCACACAGCTATATGTACTTAACCATTCTATCAGACTGAGTTATGGTAGGCAAGGGGCATGGTCAGCACCTACAGTTTAGAATGGGGGAAGCACCTTCATCTGCTACTCAAAGTAAGTCTCCCCCTTTGTAGCAGGAACTGCTGCCCAGGGGATGTATACAAGCAGGATCAGGATGGGTAGTCTTCTCAAGGTCGATGTGCTGCCACTCTGGATTCCTACACCCCATCTTTCATCAATGACGCCtgtttctctttgcagggccAGCCTTCAGGCTCACAGAGTGGCACCTTCTCTGGCACACAGGTAAGCAAGGCACATTTAGGGGACGGTGCAGCCTTGCCCAACCTGGTGTCTTCCAGAGGCTTTGAGCAACTGCCCCTAACCATTGTGACTTATTTCAGAAAATATTAGGAATTGGGTGAAGGTGCTAAAATGCTGCCCGAATGGGTTCCAAGCTCCTCACCTGCTGTAAAACTACAATTCCAACGATTCCATGAAAAGATGAAAAGTCAGTTAATCCCATGGTGTGGCTGTGGTCGGTCAGATGTTTGCACACATGGTGAAAACCTAAGCATAAGTTTTGATCATTTTTGTTAGGAAGTTTAcggaagggggaaaggagagcCACCCTTTCCCGTCATTAAGCTGGTCCATGGTCTGAGCAAAGAGCATCTCAGCCCCAAGTGAGGGCATAAGCACGCTATTGCTCAGATCATGGGTCACCAGTCCTTGTTACTCCTAGGCAAGAAAAGAACCCAAATGTGATGCCTCTCCATGTTGAAGGGCTGAACCATATGTGCCTGtttctcttcacagggccagtcTTCAGGCTCACAGAGTGGCACCTTCTCTGGCACGCAGGTAAGTGAAGAAATAATACATggattccttttttcccctttaattttttttcagatttaatgaaaataaataaataaataaattgaactaatgaagaaaaggggggagtgaaaaaaaaagactacAGCATATACAATCATGTTAATACTCACTATAAGCATTTGCAGTATTAATATAGTTGTGACCATCACTACATAACCTTCTATTTAAGCATATAAATCAGTGTAGGTGTTCTAGATGCCCAAGTAAATGTCCTCATGGAATTGTTGTCTGTACATTACTTATCCAAACATAGCCAGTGCTAATACATCCTCCAGGCATTGTGTAGCAGATGGTGGATATTTATTCTTCCAAGCTTGGATTATAAATCTCTTCACTACCATAAGGACTCATAAACTCCAGTTTTGTTGCCATTCGCTAGACCCCATAAGACAGGGATGTACACTTCTGCCTTGAATTGCATGGGgttgagcagcacagttttggttatacatagattccccccccaataaataaacacatgaatATTTcactaaagaaataaatattcaataaatactgtgctgcggTTCATGTCCAGGAAGTAGCCTGAGATAGGTAGGTCTCAGACTTACCAAAGCGCCTGTTGTTAGCAGTGTGTCTGTCTCCCGGTGTGATGGTGATGGCCTGGCCAGCTCCCTCCCCTGGCATGGCAGCTCCATGTGGCAGCCAGGGAAGGTGCTGGGGAGTGCCACAAAATTGCTACAGGTCAAGAGTAGGGGTGGTGTCATAGTGGCATGCTACTTCATTGTGAGAGATTGCGCTTCTGTTTCCCCCCACTGATAGAGGCTTTTCCCGTCCTTTAGCTGCCTTAATGCGTATATGTGTGAATCGGATGTTTAGGATTTGTAGTCAGATTTGGAGGGGGCGTAAGAGTTATATATGGATTTTTAACTACACAGGGGTCTGGTGCTCCTAATGCCCAGTGTTGTCGAAGGGAAAAATGTAACTTAAGAGAACATGAATATGTGCAAATATCAAAGATTTCTCCAATATTACATTGATACCCATGGCAACTTTAAACCAAAATGAATGAATTGCTGGACAGGCCCAGATCACATGTCTCAAGGATGCATTTAAAATACTACATCTCCAACATTTGTCAGAGTTTGATATCCCTTTCCTAAACAACTGTTGTGGTGTCCAATatactctaaaacagtggttcttaacctttgttactcggatgtttttgaactgcaactcccagaaaccccagccagcacagttggtgatgaaggcttctgggagttgcagtccaaaactcctgagtaacccaaggttaagaaccagtgctctaaaatactatttttttttttgttggctcAACCTCATTTTCAAAACTAAGGAAACATTCTGTATAGACTCTAATAAAATCCTCCATTGTTTAGACTGTATGCTGACCTCTAATTCTTCATTCCATATCTCCCTAAGCTCTTGGATGTCAATCTTATAAAGATCCATTAAAAATTTCTAATGCATAAATGGGCTTAGGTTTTTGAGCAGATCCAATAATTCCTTCCAACAGTTTAGGAGATTATGAAGCATTCAGTACAGCTGGGCCAAAGACAGACACCAGCAAATGCTGAAACTAGAGATACTGCCATTCTGCACTCATAGGGAGATGATACTTAGCGTGTAAAGTGGAGAACATTAGAAATTCATAGTCCAAGTCTATCAAATGTATATGCCACATTCCACCCACTTCTTCCATAAGAAAGGCTTCCTCTCTAGCCTCAGACCTGGATATCCCCACAAAGTTGTTTTAGTATGAGCGTATGGATCGAATTGTAACTGAAGAGACAATATATACCATGAATGTATTCCTACAAATAATATATATGGTGCATGGTATTTCACTGTATGTTTCtcaagcatatttttaaaagatcaatgGAATATTTCAGAAGTTTATGTGGAATAACTCTCCACCTCACTGCAATTGCCTATATCAGAAGAGGGTTTTAAGTTCCTGGATACTAGTCTGTACCACCAGGCGTATATTTTCGTTCATATAAATGCTTCACAAGTCTCTGTTTCTGTGAAAATCCCAGCTTGGGTGACTTTAGAGACGGCCTGCTTAGCACCCCTTTATGGATCACCCGTTCCTGCATTTCTATTATTTCCACAACCGTGTGGCCTTTTCCTGGTTTTTCCTTTATGGATGGTTTGTTTTATgtccaaaatacagtaaaaagaaagGAGTTATACCTCCTTTGGTTTTAGCAACTAGAGAGACATATTTGATTTCTTGGCAGATCTCTGCCTTAAAAAGGATAATCTTGTTTGCTTTTCATGTTACTGACTCTGTggtctgtgtttttaaaaaattgtgaattatttcattgtttaattattttcagaTGAATTCTTTATATTCAGAAATTGTGAAAAAACTTGCGAGAAAACTTTAGAACAAATATAGGATATATGTCACTTTGAGGGGCTAatggtatatttttgtttcttgttttaaaacagaGTGGATCTTATTCAAGCAGTAGCGGTCCATGTGGGCAGGTATGTTCTTTTATTTGACAGTTTATTTTGAAACGTTTCTCTGTGTTTCTCACTACTGTCAGAGCAGACAGATTAGAAAAAATCAGCAAGCATGTTAGAAATACAGGTTACAGAGAGAAACTAAGATTCCTTGCTACATCTGATAGTAATCCCTTCCAAGACTTGATAGGTATCACAATTATAGCATTGCTGTCAAACCtagtctttttaaaacaattgtttaGCTTTGGAACCATTATttaatatgtgtatatattttatatatgcttTCCTGTGGCGTGAAAATAAGAATTGTCCACCAAGGATGTTATTTACAATATAGGGACAGACAGAAAGTTGATATAGATGTACTACAGTATTAGATCTCTTATTGATTTGCAGTAAATCAGTAGAGAGTTTTCAATTCcaaactatttaaaaacaacaggagTAATAATGCTTCCAGCCATGATTCCTAAATTATattgctgaaatgaagaaagcagAACAGGAGCCACAACTCCACTGACAATCTAGCACAGATTGTGGTCTTGTGgcttttgaaatcaaaggctggaagcaCAAAGAGGTAGCTTgtaaatggaaaagagaaatcCTTAACTAGAAGGATTGCTGCTTCAAACAGTACAGTAAGCCAATTGTAGAGTTAAGTTTGATCCTCAGACAAGCCCCACATCCATTATATAGGACTGCAAAGAGATAAGCAATGAACTGTTGGGGGCAAACACCAATTTCCCCTAGCAACAATAACAAGAGTAACCCTTTGTTTTAAATAAGTTACggattctttttttatatattgcatTGTGCAATGTTGATTTCATTATGAAATTTGCCATGGCCTTTGTGTGCCAAAGCAATAAATTgattttgttcattcattcattaaataggGGAGGACCTATGACAGCAATCCCTGCAATCAGGTAAGCTAGTTCTTTAATGTAATTGAAAAAGTTATTCCAGAAAATGTTTTGGCTTTGGGGTCTCATTAGTTGCTGTAACTGACCAAGACTCAGTGGCCATGGCTT
This sequence is a window from Pogona vitticeps strain Pit_001003342236 chromosome 4, PviZW2.1, whole genome shotgun sequence. Protein-coding genes within it:
- the LOC144589104 gene encoding uncharacterized protein LOC144589104, giving the protein MADENRDSRYSLPFLTPFFLYRIQNLQKVVHRRPSVLLSRVDKEAPFVIRVHHTITSRLVTSWASLQAHKVPPPLAHRVQSLKVAHQKPSVLPSRASLQAHRVAPSLAHRASLQAHRVAPSLARRVDLIQAVAVHVGRGGPMTAIPAIRANLLPPPPPPPPPPPPPLIPHKALTTRLIHSLKATATPVNRAKDTLHRARTTTRVLLTTTTGVE